The DNA region ctgattgtacctttatctcactccaaattttttctttggactcattcagctctttgtttctccaatcatcacatgtaatgggaatttcattccttactagtgcaccgataaaactagttaaggtatgcccattaggttctataagctgtccctggttgctccaatagacatctagtatgatgcctcgagatcttccttggaccacccttctcattactgtgatgcctcttcgaatttcttcttccgcggatacttttttactaacttcctcatgttggtcatcagccatgtctaacctgtaataaaccaaggaaaccatcaaatatcaaatataacttataatcaaagcaattgaaaacaaaaaaataaagaaatcatgcattatcagatataacttataatcaaagcaattgaaaacaaaaatataacgaaatcatgcattatcagatataacttataatcaaagcaattgaaaacaaaaaaataaagaaatcatgcattatcagatataacttataatcaaagcgatttcaatccatgtgcgtcaaccttaccaatataacaacaacgcaagcaaggacaatg from Lathyrus oleraceus cultivar Zhongwan6 chromosome 1, CAAS_Psat_ZW6_1.0, whole genome shotgun sequence includes:
- the LOC127107043 gene encoding uncharacterized protein LOC127107043 — translated: MADDQHEEVSKKVSAEEEIRRGITVMRRVVQGRSRGIILDVYWSNQGQLIEPNGHTLTSFIGALVRNEIPITCDDWRNKELNESKEKIWSEIKRCFNIEEERRGFCMKLAGKLLRGFRTFLSSKFLKDADGNFVDAELPKKYESLISAEEWEAFKSKRQDPVFQRISATNRERASKLGSLVTFKMI